In Takifugu flavidus isolate HTHZ2018 chromosome 5, ASM371156v2, whole genome shotgun sequence, the following proteins share a genomic window:
- the c5h9orf78 gene encoding splicing factor C9orf78 homolog — translation MPSGKNLRRRRDSSDDEENDIAEELRSKVEEAKELQSLRKRQTGVSLTALLVGEKLPPDAEIDNDPFKLKTGGVVDMKKVKDRNRDMTEDETDLNLGTSFSVETNRRDEDADMMKYIETELKKRKGQVEAEEQKVKVKNAEDHLYELPENIRVNSAKKTEEMLSNQMLSGIPEVDLGIDAKIKNIINTEEAKARLLAEQRNKKKDQGTSFVPTNIAVNYVQHNRFYHEDMNAPQRHHRHREEPKVRPLRVGDTEKPGPEAPSPPNYRKRPNNEKATDDYHYEKFKKMNRRY, via the exons ATGCCGAGTGGTAAAAATCTTAGAAGAAGAAGAGACTCGTCAGACGACGAGGAAAATGACATCGCTGAAGAGCTTAG ATCGAAAGTTGAAGAGGCAAAAGAGCTTCAGAGTTTGCGGAAACGACAGACTGGAGTCAG TCTGACTGCGCTGTTAGTGGGAGAGAAACTGCCACCAGACGCCGAGATTGAT AACGATCCTTTTAAACTGAAAACTGGAGGAGTTGTGGACATGAAGAAAGTCAAAGATAGGAATAGGGATAT GACTGAAGATGAAACGGATCTCAATCTGGGAACATCCTTTTCTGTGGAAACCAATAGAAGAGATGAAGATGCAGACAT GATGAAATATATTGAGACAGAgctgaagaaaaggaaaggCCAGGTGGAAGCTGAAGAGCAAAAAGTTAAGGTGAAGAATGCAGAAGACCATCTGTACGAGCTCCCAGAAAACATTCGTGTCAACTCTGCCAAGAAGACAGAGGAGATGTTGTCCAATCAGATGCTCAGTGGAATTCCTGAAGTGGATCTCGGCATTGA tgcaaaaataaagaacatcATCAACACAGAAGAGGCCAAAGCCAGGCTTTTGGCAGAACAGAGGAACAAGAAAAAGGACCAGGGCACTTCGTTTGTGCCCACTAACATTGCTGTCAACTATGTTCAACACAACCGCT TCTATCATGAGGACATGAATGCCCCACAAAGACACCACCGGCACAGAGAAGAGCCCAAAGTGAGGCCACTGCGTGTGGGTGACACAGAGAAACCAGGTCCTGAGG CACCATCTCCACCCAATTACCGCAAGAGGCCAAACAACGAAAAGGCCACTGATGACTACCATTATGAAAAGTTCAAGAAGATGAATCGGAGATATTGA